A genomic stretch from Falco cherrug isolate bFalChe1 chromosome 3, bFalChe1.pri, whole genome shotgun sequence includes:
- the CCNL2 gene encoding cyclin-L2 isoform X2, which translates to MNDSLRTDVFVRFQPESIACACIYLAARTLEIPLPNRPHWFLLFGATEEEIQEICLKILQLYTRKKVDLSDLESKIEKKKLAIEEAKAQAKGLVPEGAPSLDNTSGFSPIPKNESPKEVKGNKPSPLPVQAMKNAKRKTEGAKRMSSNSPVNGVQKGRESRSRSGSRDQSYSRSPSRSASPKHRKSESYSTSSGSKSHSRSRSRSDSPPRQFNHSSSYKGSKVRSYKKSKDYKYSTHKPRKSRSRSSSRSRSRSRERSDHSGKYKKKSHYYRNHRHERSRSYERASHRYDRDHPGHSRHRR; encoded by the exons ATGAATGATAGCTTGAGAACAGATGTCTTTGTAAGATTCCAGCCAGAAAGCATTGCCTGTGCATGTATTTACCTTGCAGCTAGGACGCTGGAG ATTCCACTTCCTAATCGTCCACACTGGTTTTTACTCTTTGGAgcaacagaggaagaaattcAAGAAATCTGCTTAAAAATTTTGCAGCTCTATACTCGGAAAAAG GTTGATTTATCTGATCTGGaaagtaaaatagaaaagaagaaattagcTATCGAAGAGGCAAAAGCACAAGCTAAAGGTCTAGTACCTGAGGGAGCCCCAAGTTTGGATAACACTTCAGGATTTTCCCCTATCCCGAAAAATG AGTCTCCAAAAGAGGTTAAAGGAAATAAACCTTCACCACTACCGGTTCAGGCAATGAAGAAtgctaaaaggaaaacagagggagCAAAAAGAATGAGTTCAAATAGCCCAGTAAACGG CgttcagaaaggaagagaaagcagaagtcGAAGTGGAAGTAGAGATCAAAGTTATTCAAGATCACCGTCCAGATCTGCATCCCCTAAGCACAG GAAAAGTGAAAGTTACTCTACATCAAGCGGTTCCAAATCCCACAGCCGTTCCAGGAGCCGCAGTGACTCTCCCCCAAGACAGTTCAACCACAGCTCTAGCTACAAAGGCTCCAAGGTGAGAAGTTACAAGAAGTCAAAAGACTACAAATACTCAACGCACAAGCCACGGAAGTCACGCAGCAGGAGTTCATCGCGTTCCAGGAGCCGATCCCGGGAGCGCTCTGACCATTCAGGGAAGTACAAGAAGAAGAGTCACTACTACCGAAATCACAGGCATGAGCGTTCACGCTCCTATGAGCGGGCAAGTCATCGCTATGACCGAGACCATCCTGGCCACAGTAGGCATAGGcgataa